From Neofelis nebulosa isolate mNeoNeb1 chromosome 14, mNeoNeb1.pri, whole genome shotgun sequence:
ATGGATCATGCAATTATGCCCCCATACTTGACCAGGTTGTCATCAATGCACGAACACACCCATCTCAATATACCTTCATAGCTCTGTATTACAGGATCTTTCCTAATTGATCAGGAAGAGGTGACATGGTTTTGTTTGAAATTGGTGTGCTTTAGCCTTTTTCAAGCTTTCCCCATTGTATTTCCCCTTATTGGGAACAGCTGGCTCATGCCCTCTGCCCACTGATTTGTAGTTGATCCTTATGCCAAAATTACTGATCTTCCTTCACCCACAAGTAGGTGTTCTAGTCACTtcttttttattggaaaatatgtCTGATTATACACAGTACACAGAAATAAAGTTCCAGGTGTTTTCTAAGTAACAGAAAACTTGAGAACTGTTAAATTCTTGGTAGCAGTaaggagaaataagataaaaGTTTAAATGCATAAATTGGAAaaacttctaaataaaaaaaaaaaaatccaaagtaaGTGTGGAATACTGTTAACCAGTCAGAGGTGGGAGGTAATGGCGATTAACAGGGTGAAGGGACCCCAAAGTCATTCTGGTGCCTGATACCACTTCCAAAAAAGGGAGACTGACCATATGTTCTGGCAGGTTATATACTACCTCCTGGTCCTTGGAGAGGTGAGTGGCAAAAATGCATGGCCCAGGCATCCTCCCCAGGGAGAAGGGCACTGAAGCCACCTCCCAACTGCAGAGACACTTGAGCCTTATACTCACCAGTGGGTCAATGGTGGCTGATAGCAAGCAAAGGCAGAATGATATTAAGTTCACTTCATTTaagaaggtaaaaaagaaaaaaaaaaaaaaaaggtaaaaaagccAACTATGTATTTTGATCCCCCTGAAAACCCTAGATTATTTGGATTTAGTGATCCAGAACGATCTGTACTGTGTAATTTATGTTGTCCTGTGACACACAGCGTCTTCCCAAACAAGTATTTCTGTACATTGTATTTAACTGAACCCCTGTTCTCATCTTGACTGGAATATGCCTATGTCTTATTCTAACTCTTCCACATGATTAGGAATTGTACCCCGGGTAGTGGTGGGCTCTGAGGGGCAGCCACTGAGTCAGATGCCAGCTAGGAACTCAACCAGCACGGGGCGGAAGCTTCCCTCTGTGGGAATTTATGAGCTAGCACCTCACTGGTCTCAGCTCCTCTCTTAAGTAATGCTTCTGTGAACTCTATTGATCTGGAGTTTCATCTTAGTGATTTCAGCTACTGTCTGCAGTAACATCTGAGGGACTTCAGCTTCCCTGAAGGGACACTGTTGCTCTCTCCTCTGAAGTAACCACCCAGTGATCAGCTCCTCTGAATTGCCCCATGACCTCAGACTCCACTAGTCTCTCCTCGGGGGTTTCAGCCATCTCTGAAGAAACACCTGTGTGATCTCCACTCCAGTGAAGGGACACCTCAGCTCATCTCCTAACATACGCCTTAGTGACCCCAACTGCTCTGCAGTACATGTTAGTGACATCAGTCCCTTTCAGAAGGAGCCTATCTCCTTGCTGAGGTAACACCGGCTACTTCAACTTCCAGAGTTTCACCTGTGATGTTATCTTCTCAGCAGTATCACAGCGAGGGGAAAAGGAGCTTTTATCAGTGTCAGTGTGTTGCCGTGCCCTCGAGGATCAACTCTGGTCCTTCATTTCTCCTGAgaggcttgagagagagagagaacttaaaaattatgaataaactAGATTCATTTTAGTATATGATAATGTATACCAGAGTCTTCTTggcatgtaaaaaaataaaaacctcaaacacaggaatgaaaattttagatcataaaaaatatgtatcaaagAATGGTCTTTTCAGTAAAACTTTTGGGAAACACCACAATGTGTAAAGAGGCACCCAGCTGGTGTAGCAGCTATAAGGTCTGGGCTCTGAGGGCAAAGCTCCCTTCCTACCCACATGGGGTCCAGAGACCCAAGACGTCCTATGAGTTCCAGAGCGTAAGGTCTGTAAGTCATAAGGGTGGGTTTTGAGGCAAACATCCATTTTTGAGTTGAATTTTCACTAAAAAGTTAGGACATCCCTTCTCATCTTGAATAAAGTTCAAACACCAGATGAAGTGTTTTCTCACTaatatttagactttttttttcatacaaaacAAGTGGTTCCACACACTTAGCATTTCTAGCCATATTACATCATGATACTTGATGACAAtctttttttatatcattttatccACACACTTTAGTGTTTTCACAGAATACCGCACATAATCCAATTCTAATTTTAGAGGAAATAATTAGAATAGTTACTGTTTTTAGGAAAGGCATGTAATATTctaagaaaaatctttatttagaaTGTAAGAAAGTTTCATTGTGATAGTAATCCTTATGTCTTCAattccttcagtttcttccaATAAACTTTCTAATGTTGAAGAATTATGGGTGTCTTTACCAAAATTTACCATAGTTGTGTTATTTACTCTTCAATATAACTTcaagatatggagaaaaacaaaacaggcatgCTCTATCATTCTTCCATAGGAACATGCTCAGTGCTTCTCTTTGGAGTTACTTGTGGCACTAAATGACCAAACAATGGCATCCCACGGAGCTACCAGAACCTTCTCccgggctgggggggcgggggaggggagttCTCCTAGTGGCAGAGGAGGTCACAGCTTCCTGTGCACCTTCTGGTGCTGGATCAGGTGCCCGTGCTGGTTGAAGGCGCGCCCGCACTCCCCGCACTCGTAGGGCCTCTCGCCCGTGTGGATCCTCTGGTGCTGGATGAGCACGGAGTACTGGCTGAAGGCCTTGCCGCAGCGGCTGCACTCGTAGGGCCGCTCCCCAGTGTGGGTCCGCAGGTGCACGATCAGTGTTGCTTTTAGGCTGAAGGCCTTGCCACACTGTGCACAGCGGAAGGGCCTCTCGCCCGTGTGGATCCTCTCGTGCTGGACCAGAGACCTGCGGGCGCTGAAGGCGTGTCCACACTCGCCGCACACGTAGGGCTTCTCCCCGGTGTGCACCCGCTGGTGCTGGGTCAGGTGAGAGTGCTGCACGAAGGCCTTCCCGCACGCATAGCACCCGTAGGGCTTCTCCTCTGTGTGGATGCGCTCGTGGTTCATCAGTGTGGAGCGGTGGctgaaggccttcccacactcGCCGCACTCGTAGGGCTTCTCCCCAGTGTGCACGTTGTGGTGCTGGATGAGGACGGAGCGGTCGCTGAAGGCCCGGCCGCACTCGCTGCAGGTGTAGGGCTTCTCCCCGGTGTGCACCCGCTGGTGCTGGAGCAGCGTCCTCTTCACGCTGAAGGCGCGGCCGCACTGTGCGCACTCGTGTGGCTTCTCCCCGGTGTGCACCCGCTGGTGGCTGCGCAGGACGGTGCTGTGGTTGAACGCCTTCCCGCACAGTGGGCACACGTAGGGTCTTTCTCCCGTGTGGATCCGCTGGTGCTGAATAAGATGCGAGAGCTGAGTGAATGACTTCCGACACTCAAGACACTCATGTGGCTTCTCTCCCGTGTGTATCTTGTGATGCTGAGCAAGATCTGAGCTCACTCGAAAGGCCTTTCCACATTCGTTACACTCGTAGGGCTTCTCGCCGGTGTGGATTCTCCTATGTTTACTGAGGACAGAGCTCTGGCTGAAGGCCTtcccacacacaccacacacatagggcttctctccagtgtgtGTTCTCTGATGCTGGAGGAGATGGGAGCTCCGACCAAAGCATTTCCCACACTCGGTGCACTTGTAGGGTCTCTCCCCACTAGGAACAGCCTGATTCTGAGAGAGAGGCACACTGTGGCTCAAGACCTGAACTTCAGGTGGGCCaacagggcttggactcacacaGAAACTCTGCTCAGGTTCATAACTTTTTGGATCAATCCATCCTTTGGGTGCTTTCCCCAGGATCACCGATATTTCCTCTGAAATAAATGGCTTCCGACTCACGTCCCTATTTTGGTTCTCTCCCTTGTTTTCATATTctgaaacaacaaaaccaaagtaAAAATGTTAACTCAAATGTCAACCCACTCAAAACAGCAGAGCAAAGTGCAACCTGAAGGTGTTTAGCTGACAAGAGGTGGCCATCAGGGGTGCGGTCCCTGAATGCCCATGGCTACACATTTTCTGCAGTGCAGAAAAATCACAACTGTGTCCAATAATTAGAAATGTGCCCAGGCTCACAGGGCAGTTTAAGGGACAGGTGTGACCTGTAGTCTTGAgtcatccccccgccccccaccgcgtGAAGTGCACGCGTCACACAGCAGCAGGGCTACAGCCCATTACCACCTGAGTCCCGCCTTCCTTGGAGTCCTTGTGGTAGGAATAAACATAGGACCCCACCCATGACTGCAAGGAGCTTTGTGGGGCTGACAGCAACACAGGAACAGAGAAGCCTAGTGTCAGGCTGGTAGATGTGTGAACTCTCGTGTGCATGTCCAACAGACACAGGACCAGAAGACTTATACATGGGGGACTGTGACCTCTTCTTTGTGGAGAAGGCACTGGGGGGCAAGATGAAACAGAGACACAATGGGAGTCTTGCCATGTCTAGGCTGGAGAGGAGTCCTATAGGGCAGCAGTGAGCATTGCAGAGAAGACTAGGGTAGAGGTTTTTAGTACCAGGTTGGGGGATCTACAGGATGTGctgataactttttttaaaaaattttttaacatatatttatttttgagagacagaacatgagcaggggaggggcagaaaaggagacacagaatccaaagcaggctccaggctctgagcaggcgttcagcacagagcccgatgtggggctcaaacgcacaaagcatgagatcataacctgagctgaagttggacacttaactgagccccccaggcaccccaattttttttaagaaagctctacgcccaatgtggggcttcaactcactaCCCCAAGACCAAGGATTacgtgctctaccgactaagccagccaggtgcccctgagaacaGGTTTCCTAGATCTTGGAAACCAAACCGTTGAGATGACAAGATGCCACTCAAAGACCAAAACTTCTCAGGGGTGTACAGGGATGCTGTGGGAGGATGGGCTGCGCTCATGGAGTGATCTTCATCAAGGACGCTCAACAGGTGTCAGGCCCATAAGCAAGAGTTGACTCTGCACGAGAGCAGCCAGGCCTCCTTGTGGACTCTCAAGTGCCCAATCCAATTTCAACCCTGCAGTTTAGGAGGCCAGCTGCTCACACCATGCTGCCACCCCAGCTTCCCAAAGACCTCTGCCAGGAACAGCGTTAAAGACTGTTGCACTTGAATGGAATTTCAGAGTAAGAATCCCTCTGGGCAGGGGAAGATCTgagggaattctctctctcaaaggcgTACTCAAGGTCTATGACAGgtactggcgggggggggggaaggggggcagccTTGAGGGGAAATTTACAAATGCCAACCTAGCTGTACCCAGAGATCCTGAGCTAGGATGGCATCCAAGTGTGCATATGAACTGCTTCTTggctctcccttctctccagggGAGGTGGAATAACTTTTTCACTGGTTCATGTGGGTAAGAACTGGGTATTCTCAGCTTAGGGAACCATATTTTGCAATGTTCCTTCAGGTTCAAAGACCTACAGAGGTAGTAGTTTCCAAGACAGGGGCCTGTGTAAGTCCTTCCCTACCTGAATCTGGTGGTAAGTATGCTTCATTCCAGGGTTCTTTACCAGAAATGATGTGGACCAGCAACGATTTTCCAATTGTGTCCTATCTGTAATAAGGATATTTTCAAGTCCAATAAGCCCCCCACCTTGCTGGTAACAGCATTACTGGGATATAAGCTTCACTTTTTAGTAAGTTCCTAACTTGGTCTGGGAAGACATATGCTATCTAGTGGGTCACCTGGTACCCCAAGCCAAGGGACCTTCTAAAACGACTTCTGACTGATGTTTAGAAAAAGATTTGGGCCAAGGTGGCCCATAAATTAAatatgcttggggtgcctggctggctcaactggttaagcgtcaaactcttgatttcggctcaggtcactatttcatgatcatgagatcaagtcccatgtcaggctctgcgctgggcatggagtctgcttaagattctgtctccctcttcctctgcctctcccctgctcatgcggtctctctctctcaaaaataaataaacttacaaaaaaaaaataggactacaagaaattaaataaaaaaaatacacttgttTTAATTTATGTTGCCTTTTGACAGACAAGGAATGGTTACCTTGGAGGGACAAAGACATACCAAATGTTAATACTTCTTGTAGAAGTTGGTAGCAGCCAGACTGAAGCAAACCCTCAGCAGAGGGTCATCTGAGAAGAGGCAGGAATGGGAAGTTGGGAGATTCCCAAGTGTGAGGGGCCTTGTAGAGGCTGGGGTCCCACTCCAGGCTAGATTAACCTGCTCTCCACACCCACCCCAAATTCAGCAGCATTCTGGACACAGATACTCAGAGTTCTTCACCTCGACACAGGGGCTCATGTCCATGGTCTTCCCCCTAGGGGCTAGATCCAGAGGAAGCCTCCTTTGGTGGCTCAGGACTGCAAGAGGAGAGCACAAGCACCCACCTGAACCCTTCTCCTCGACAGAATGAAAGCTGCAAGTCACTGGGCAAAGGAAAGCAAACTTCTCATTCTAGGGCACAGACAAACATCCCAATGGCTGGGAAGGGAAAACTACCCTTTACtcctgagggaggggcaggaaaatgATCATGAGCCCAGACATTGAGAAGTCTGCTTCAACTAGGGGAAGGGCTGTGACCCAAGAATACAACACCTGCCTAAAATTGAGGATAGATCAGAACAGTGGAGCACGCGGTCATCTCCTCCTGCTCCTATCGAAAAGGCCAGCAAGCACTGAGTAACAAGCAACAGAAGActtctgctgggggtggggggtgctggtgGCCAGAGCACAGAGGAAAACCCTCTCTTGCAGGCACACCTGGAAGACTGAAAGTCCCCACCCTATGCACAAGGAAATGCCAGAAGAACGGGAATCCAGTGGTATACTGAAGGCAACTATGGGAACAGAACCCAGCCAAACTCCTGACTCAGGCTTTCACACTAACCACCTAGTAGGAGGGGCTATGTTCCCAGACAGATATATTATTTACTTCTATATCTCCTGTCTTAATTAATGACAGGTgacattcaataaaatattataagacacccaagagaaaggaaaaagactgcttgtgtgtacacacacacacagagtcaagaGAATAAGTGACCAACAGAACCAGAATTAGAGATGACCCATACGTTGAACAATGTGAATGATCAGATGGGGAACCTCAGCAGATAGATTCTGTAAGAAAGGACTGGAAATGCTAGATGTAGAAAATATAGCAACATATGAACGCCTCTGATAGGCTCACTGCGGACTCAACCCAGATGAGGAAAAGACCAGTGGGCTTGAAAATAGGTCAACAGAAATTacccaaaaagaaacacaaagacaaaaatgtatgaaacataaaaataaaattgatatggATCAATATCAAATGGCCTAACCTGCATGTAGTTGGAattgcagaagagaaagagaacagggaagtaaaaatatctgaaaagataaTGGCTGAGATTTTCCTAAAAATAACGGAAGACATCATAACACAGATTCAAGATATTAGTGtcacacattttgttttgtttttaatatgagagagagagagcgagagcgcaagtgcaagtgggggagacaggtagggggaggagaagagagagaaagaaaatcttaagcaggctccatgctgccatgGGACTCAATTCCcaagccctgggatcatgacctgagccacaatcaagagtggaatgctcaatcaactctgccacccaggcgccctacaaacatgtttttaaaataccaactagaggggcgcctgggtggctcagtcggttaagtgtctgacttcggctcaggtcacgatctcacggtccgtgagtccgtgagttcgagccccgcgtcgggctctgggctgatggctcagagcctggagcctgcttccgattctgtgtctccctctctctctgcccctcccccgttcatgctctgtctctctctgtctcaaaaataaataaacgttaaaaaaattaaaaaaaaaaattaaaaaattaaaaaaaaaataataaaataaaataccaactagaggggcgcctgggtggctcaagtcagttgagcatatgactttgcctcaggccatgatctcacaggtccgtaagtttgagccccacatcaggctttgtactgacagctcagagcctggagcctgctttggattctgtgtctccctctctttctgcccctctcccactcatgctctgtctctgtctccctcaaaaataaacattaaaaaaaaaagaaaaagaaaaaaacctgactAGATACATCATATTCAAACTGCCAAAAACCAAAGAGACCATCTTAGAGGTAGAGGAAAAACACATACAACACAGAGGAACAAATGTAAGAATTACAGTAGACTCCTCATCAGAAACAAGTCAGAAAACAATGGACTGACACCCTtgaagggcagaaaaagaaaaaaacaagtcaaTTTGCAAACACCAATGGAGAGAACATCCAACAATCAAATCCAAACTaatgttaaaggaaattcttcaggcTGCAGAAATATACCCGACAAAGCTGTATTTATACAAGAAATGAAGGCTTTtggaaatggttaaaatgaaggtaaatataaaagactatGTAAAACGGTTTTCTAAATCACTCTAAGAGAATTGtccaaagcaaaaatgattacACACtagagcacctggctggttcagttggaagagcatgggactcttactcttggggtcatgacttcaagcaccatgttgagtgtagagactacttaaataaaCCTGAAGAAAATAGTTGTAATGGAGCAAATGTTTGTGTCTCTCCCcgcaaattcacatgttgaagccctaacctccaatgtgatggtatttggtggtggggactttgggaggtaattGAGAGTTAGatgaggtcacaagggtggggCCCCCATGATGGCATTACTGCCCTCTAAGAAAAGACCTCAGTGAGCTTACTCACTTTCCCCCCACAGGCACACAGAGGCCATGTGAACACACAGAAAGTGGCCATACTGCAAGCCAGGAATAGAGCCCTCACCaaattctcactttttttttaaattttttagcatttatttattttggagacagagagagacagagcatgaacgggggagggtcagagagagagggagacacagaacctgaaacaggctgcaggctccgagcggtcagcacagagcccgacgcggggctcaaactcacggaccgcgagatcacgacctgagccgaagtcggatgcttaaccgactgagccacccgggcgccccaactcACTCTTGTCTTGGACCTCCAGCCTAGGGAACTGTGAGAATGAAATTTTTCACGTTTAAGTCACTCAACCCATGGCATGGCATGGTTATGGCAGCCTGAACGGACCAATAAACAAGTATGCTACCCCAACAGTCTTCTAACACATATGAAACGGTGTTTGCGTTCTTTGAATGTTTGGAGATGTATATTGTGAACCCTAGGGCAGCCACTAACCAtctgttctttctccctttaaaaaaattaagttacttcTCATGATTCTATCTTATCTCCTTTGTTGGCTTCTTAGCTTTAACACTTCTTTTGATTATGATATAGCTTAGTGATTTTATTCAAGTTTATTATGTAAGGGGTTCATTGGAGTTTCTTAGATCTGTGAGTTTATGGTTTTCATcacatttggaaagttttcaacCATCATTTCCTAGAATATTTTTTCTGATGCTCCCACCTCTGCTTTATTGGCTTCAGCTATATATATTAGGCAATTTCAGATTGTCCCACAGCTCACTAATGtcctgtggtcttttttttttttttttttttttttaatgttttttttttatttttatttttgggacagagagagacagagcatgaacgggggaggggcagagagagagggagacacagaatcggaaacaggctccaggctccgagccatcagcccggagcccgacgcggggctcgaactcacggaccgcgagatcgtgacctggctgaagtcggacgcttaaccgactgcgccacccaggcgcccctgtggtctttttttccttccttttccttttcagtagtttctaggatttttgttttcactAATCCTTTCTTATGCAATATCTAACCTGTCACTACTTTTACCCAGTAAACTCTTCATCTCATGCATTGTTTTCATCTCTAGAGATCAGAACTGGGCCTTTCATGTATCTTCCAAGACTCTACTTAACATGCTGAATATTCCCTCTAGTCCTTGAACATacagaataaatttattttgttttcatgtccTGGTCttccaaatcttttatttttttaatatttatttttgagaagacagcatgtgagcaggggaggggcagagagaaagagaaacagagagagagaggagagaaagatatagaaaccaaagtaggctccaggctctgagctgttagcacacagcccaaagcagggctcgaactcactgaccatgggatcatgacctgagtctaagtcagatgcctaacagactgagccacccaggcactcctcctgGTCTTCCAATTCTATCACTGATGTCACTTCTGGCCCGTTTAACAggactgtttttttcttctaattatggttgttttcttacttctttgaatgcttgataattttttattaatgccAGATATTATGAATTTTACCTTGCTTCAtgttggatattttttatttctagaaattgtCTTGAACTTAAGTATTCTTGGTTAAGTTACTTGGAAGTAGCATGTATGGTTCTTGCCTTTGAACTTTGCTAGACCAGAACAGAATAGTGCTTAGGGCTCTTTCaccagccctccccctccccccccaacacacacacacacacacacacacacacgttagtTCTCTAATTGAGGATTCCCTGTGAGTTACAAGTTTCCCACTCTTGCTGTTGGGAACAGATAGCATTCCCAGCCTTATGTGAGCATTGGGCACTGTATTTACTAGCCTATAGCTCTGCAGGCTAGAATTCCATATGGGTTCTCTGCTCAGTGTATCACAAGGCTGAAAAATAAAGTGTTAGTCTGAATACTCATGTGGAGGCTCAGGGAGTAAATGCACTTCAAAGTTCATTCTTACTGTTGTCAAAATTTAGCCCCTTGTAGCTATAGGACTAAGAGGACTGTTTCCTTTGCCACCCTCACCTCCTGATTGCTACCTGCATTCCTTGCCATGTGGCCCCCTCCACCTTCAAGGCAGCAATGGTGCATCAAATCCTTCTTCCCATTCTTTGAATCTGGCTTCGGTCTCCAACCCCCAGACCCCCCAGACCCCGATTTAAAGAGTTCTCCATTCCTTAAAGGCAAAAGCTTAACGTAACATAATCACGAGAATAAAATCCACATTCACAGTCTTGGGGATTATGCAGGCAGGGCAGGTCCTGTGCTGAGAAAGAGAGCTCcggtctttcttcctcttctaagaACACTAATCATAGCAAATCAAGGTCCTACCCTTATGAGGTCACTTAATTACTTCCATAAAGCCTCCATCACCAATACATTTACACTggggtcagggcttcaacatatgaa
This genomic window contains:
- the ZNF250 gene encoding zinc finger protein 250 isoform X2, producing MAAARLLPPPAGPQAKVTFEDVAVLLSQEEWDRLGPAQRGLYRHVMMETYGNVVSLGLPGSKPNVICQLERGEEPWVLDGQGAEETGGLGIGHSDNSKRDHMAACRQQDGSPCPWEYENKGENQNRDVSRKPFISEEISVILGKAPKGWIDPKSYEPEQSFCVSPSPVGPPEVQVLSHSVPLSQNQAVPSGERPYKCTECGKCFGRSSHLLQHQRTHTGEKPYVCGVCGKAFSQSSVLSKHRRIHTGEKPYECNECGKAFRVSSDLAQHHKIHTGEKPHECLECRKSFTQLSHLIQHQRIHTGERPYVCPLCGKAFNHSTVLRSHQRVHTGEKPHECAQCGRAFSVKRTLLQHQRVHTGEKPYTCSECGRAFSDRSVLIQHHNVHTGEKPYECGECGKAFSHRSTLMNHERIHTEEKPYGCYACGKAFVQHSHLTQHQRVHTGEKPYVCGECGHAFSARRSLVQHERIHTGERPFRCAQCGKAFSLKATLIVHLRTHTGERPYECSRCGKAFSQYSVLIQHQRIHTGERPYECGECGRAFNQHGHLIQHQKVHRKL
- the ZNF250 gene encoding zinc finger protein 250 isoform X1, which gives rise to MAAARLLPPPAGPQPLSFQAKVTFEDVAVLLSQEEWDRLGPAQRGLYRHVMMETYGNVVSLGLPGSKPNVICQLERGEEPWVLDGQGAEETGGLGIGHSDNSKRDHMAACRQQDGSPCPWEYENKGENQNRDVSRKPFISEEISVILGKAPKGWIDPKSYEPEQSFCVSPSPVGPPEVQVLSHSVPLSQNQAVPSGERPYKCTECGKCFGRSSHLLQHQRTHTGEKPYVCGVCGKAFSQSSVLSKHRRIHTGEKPYECNECGKAFRVSSDLAQHHKIHTGEKPHECLECRKSFTQLSHLIQHQRIHTGERPYVCPLCGKAFNHSTVLRSHQRVHTGEKPHECAQCGRAFSVKRTLLQHQRVHTGEKPYTCSECGRAFSDRSVLIQHHNVHTGEKPYECGECGKAFSHRSTLMNHERIHTEEKPYGCYACGKAFVQHSHLTQHQRVHTGEKPYVCGECGHAFSARRSLVQHERIHTGERPFRCAQCGKAFSLKATLIVHLRTHTGERPYECSRCGKAFSQYSVLIQHQRIHTGERPYECGECGRAFNQHGHLIQHQKVHRKL